The proteins below come from a single Panicum hallii strain FIL2 chromosome 7, PHallii_v3.1, whole genome shotgun sequence genomic window:
- the LOC112900543 gene encoding uncharacterized protein LOC112900543, which translates to MVNSYITAFSSSKPQSSDASSASAGVVPIGGTGPQPAPESSASTPAGPPPGSAPEASGLRGPEPEAVTPPRPEAAPQEEAARPTAATEAPTAVLDVEVGPSPAEPAVEGAAATVEAAAPEAAEVPETLAPEAAEVVSTATPPAQEEEPEELEAGIRREWEKLEAERLRLSDWENRLGDCIKSVTTRYADERAKFMQGHELLQEQLAATWREKHATERELAAELKVQVAADREQTTLELADQAKKVVAATKAQETTLAKLAAAAAKREERLAAREAEEEHEAALQEKEAKVEELLAERSASIGQITRWVGAVNPLLEALRANPIRVTEAPSPLGAALQVLDSTAERLRDVEASIQDLLEIEGRAVARGMAEYILTSFRSHDPAIQLTPILVGPLRATAAAVQEGVREVADMVVARIRRRPEPA; encoded by the exons atggtgAACTCCTACATcaccgccttctccagctccaa GCCCCAATCTTCAGATGCATCAAGCGCGTCCGCCGGGGTCGTTCCAATTGGGGGaaccggcccccagccagcgccggaaTCTTCGGCGTCTACACCAGCGGGACCCCCACCTGGGTCAGCTCCAGAAGCCTCTGGACTTAGAggtccggagccggaggccGTCACGCCGCCACGACCCgaagccgccccccaggaggaggctgCCAGACCCACCGCGGCGACCGAGGCACCGACAGCAGTGCTGGATGTCGAGGTCGGGCCCTCTCCAGCTGAGCCAGCAGTAGAGGGCGCCGCTGCAACGGTGGAGGCTGCAGcgccggaggcagcggaggtgcCGGAGACACTGGCGCCAGAGGCCGCTGAGGTCGTCAGCACCGCCACTCCACCTGCgcaggaggaggaaccggag gagctggaggctggCATCCGCCGGGaatgggagaagctggaggcggagcgtctccgactctccgactgggagaACCGCCTAGGGGACTGCATCAAGTCCGTCACCACCCGCTACGCCGATGAGCGCGCCAAGTTCATGCAGGGGCACGAGCTCCTGCAAGAGCAACT AGCGGCCACATGGCGGGAGAAGCACGCCACCGAGCGGGAGCTTGCGGCGGAGCTGAAGGTGCAGGTGGCAGCAGACAGGGAGCAGACCACCCTGGAGCTGGCTGACCAAGCCAAGAAGGTGGTGGCAGCGACCAAGGCGCAGGAGACTACTCTTGCAAAACTGGCGGCAGCCGCAGcgaagagagaagaaaggctTGCCGcccgcgaagcagaggag GAGCACGAGGCGGCCCTCCAGGAgaaggaggccaaggtggaggaacTCCTGGCGGAGCGGAGTGCCAGCATCGGCCAGATCACAAGATGGGTCggtgcggtgaaccctctgctggAAGCACTCAGAGCTAACCCCATCCGGGTGACGGAGGCTCCATCTCCACTTGGCGCCGCCCTCCAGGTGCTAGACTCCACCGCCGAGCGGCTGCGGGATGTGGAGGCCAGcatacaggacctcctggagataGAAGGGCGAGCCGTTGCTCGGGGGATGGCAGAGTACAttctcaccagcttccggagccacgaccccgccatccAACTGACTCCTATCCTGGTTGGACCCCTCCGGGCAACGGCAGCCGCCGTGCAAGAAGGAGTCCGGGAGGTGGCCGACATGGTTGTGGCCCGTATCCGACGCCGCCCTGAACCTGCATAG